Proteins found in one Cricetulus griseus strain 17A/GY chromosome X, alternate assembly CriGri-PICRH-1.0, whole genome shotgun sequence genomic segment:
- the Tent5d gene encoding terminal nucleotidyltransferase 5D → MSEIRFSNLTWDHIMTLDRVLGEVIPIHGRGNFPTLEVKPKDIVHVVKDELIKQGIIVKDTRLNGSTASYILASHNGISYKDLDIIFGVDLPSDQEFQVVKDAVLGCLLDFLPKGVKKEKITLKTMKEAYVQKMVKICNNHDRWSLISLSNNTGKNVELKFVNSLRRQFEFSVDSFQILLDSMLDFYSVPNAKLTKESCPVVVAESMYGDFQEAMIHLKYKLISTRKPEEIRGGGLLKYSNLLVRDFKPACQKEIKTLERYMCSRFFIDFPDVAEQQKKIESYLRNHFIGEEKSKYDYLMTLHGVVNQSTVCLMGYERRQTLNMITLLALKVLGEQNILPSTDNVTCFYQPAPYLVLEGGYPSYYVASGPPLVYFQPCPTVRLPVRNGMM, encoded by the coding sequence ATGTCAGAGATAAGATTCAGCAATCTCACTTGGGATCACATCATGACACTGGATCGTGTGTTAGGTGAAGTAATCCCAATTCATGGAAGGGGCAATTTCCCCACACTGGAGGTAAAACCAAAAGACATTGTTCATGTGGTGAAAGATGAACTCATAAAGCAGGGCATTATTGTTAAAGATACTAGACTGAATGGCTCTACAGCAAGTTACATACTCGCAAGCCATAATGGAATCAGCTATAAAGATCTGGACATTATTTTTGGTGTTGATCTACCAAGCGATCAAGAATTTCAGGTTGTTAAGGATGCAGTTTTAGGCTGTCTACTTGACTTTTTGCCAAAaggtgttaaaaaagaaaagataacccTAAAGACAATGAAAGAGGCATATGTGCAGAAAATGGTCAAAATTTGCAATAACCATGATCGTTGGAGTCTCATCTCTCTTTCAAATAACACTGGGAAGAATGTAGAACTAAAATTTGTCAATTCACTCAGACGGCAATTTGAATTTAGTGTAGATTCATTTCAGATTCTTTTGGATTCCATGTTAGATTTCTATAGTGTCCCCAATGCTAAGCTAACCAAAGAATCTTGTCCTGTTGTTGTGGCTGAAAGTATGTATGGGGATTTTCAGGAAGCAATGATACATTTGAAATACAAGCTTATATCTACCAGAAAACCTGAAGAGATCAGAGGTGGTGgtcttttaaaatacagcaatTTGTTGGTTCGTGACTTCAAACCCGCTTgtcaaaaagaaattaagactctGGAACGTTACATGTGTTCTAGATTTTTCATTGATTTTCCTGATGTAGcagaacagcaaaagaaaattgaatcataCCTCCGCAACCATTTCATAGGTGAAGAAAAAAGCAAGTATGACTACCTTATGACCTTGCATGGAGTTGTGAACCAAAGTACTGTCTGCCTCATGGGTTATGAAAGAAGGCAAACTCTTAACATGATCACCCTTTTGGCTTTGAAAGTACTTGGAGAACAGAATATATTACCCAGTACAGACAACGTAACTTGCTTCTACCAACCTGCTCCATACCTAGTTCTTGAGGGAGGGTATCCAAGTTATTATGTAGCATCAGGGCCACCACTTGTTTACTTCCAGCCATGCCCCACAGTGCGGCTTCCAGTACGGAATGGCATGATGTAA